The proteins below are encoded in one region of Populus alba chromosome 2, ASM523922v2, whole genome shotgun sequence:
- the LOC118046808 gene encoding uncharacterized protein At5g01610: MSINANFTFFFVLLSSLAISSFTDNLPTTYEVLSGYNFPIGILPKGATGYDLDKATGRFRAYLNGSCSFSLEGSYQLKYKSTVSGYISENKLTDLSGVSVKVLFFWLDIVEVVRKGDELEFSVGITSASFAIDNFYECPQCGCGFNCNNVERATKLRSGSGPFVSSF; encoded by the coding sequence ATGTCTATCAACGCCAATTTTACCTTCTTCTTCGTCCTCCTATCATCGCTCGCCATCTCATCCTTCACCGACAATCTCCCAACTACTTACGAAGTCCTCTCCGGATACAACTTCCCGATCGGTATTCTTCCGAAAGGAGCCACAGGCTACGATCTGGACAAAGCCACTGGCAGATTCCGCGCCTATCTGAACGGTTCGTGCAGTTTCTCTTTGGAAGGTTCGTATCAGCTTAAGTACAAGTCCACAGTCAGTGGTTACATAAGCGAGAACAAGCTGACGGATTTGAGCGGAGTAAGTGtgaaggttttgtttttttggttagaTATTGTTGAGGTTGTTAGAAAAGGAGATGAGCTTGAATTTTCTGTCGGAATTACTTCTGCCAGTTTTGCAATTGATAATTTCTACGAGTGTCCACAATGTGGGTGTGGGTTTAATTGCAACAATGTTGAGCGAGCAACCAAGCTTAGATCCGGCTCCGGTCCTTTTGTTTCCTCTTTTTAG